A segment of the uncultured Desulfobulbus sp. genome:
GCGTGGCCGCCAGGAGAAAACTTCCTGAGAAACTCCCGCTCTGCTCAGCGATCTGCCCGGCGAGATAGGGCCCCGCCACCTGACCACCGGCAAAAAAGAGGGTAATGGCGGAAAACATCGAGACCACCTTGTCTGCTCCGGCGTAATCACCGGAAAGCGCAGCCATAATCGAAGGGATGCCCCAGGCGACAATACCATAACAGAAAATTGAGAGATACAGCGCAACGCTTCCCAAATTGAGCCCCACCAGCAAATAGGCAAAGCACTGGACGCCAAAGGCGGTCATCAGGGCCAAAGGGCGACTGAAACGATCCGCCAGCATCCCCAACAGGGGGCCGGAGAAGAGGCTGAAAAAACCTACCCAGGACCAGAACGATCCTGCCACCTCCTGACTCAAGCCATACTGGCGGACCATGGCGGTAACAATAAAGGTGGCGTAGCTGACAAAGGTAAATCCAAAGATGGCGTACAAAAGGCCGCAATGGACGATGAGCTTAAACGGGACTGAACGTTTCGCCGAGAGTTGATGCGGTCCCAGTCCGGTTGCTGGCTTGAGCGCTCCTGCAGGTTCAAGGCCCAACTCCTGGGGACGGTTACGAAAAAAAAGGAGACAGAGAGCTCCGGTCAAACAAACGATGCTTCCCAGTACCAGCCAACTCAGTCGCCAGGACCAGTCACTGAGCCCATTGAGCCAGGGCACACTTAACCCGGCAACGACAATGGCAGCCCCGTTCCCTGAAACCACAAACCCCGCTGCCTTACCCCGCAGATGACTGGCAAACCAGGCGGACAAAAGTCCCATGATGGGAATATTGGCCAGTGCCGTCCCAATACCGGTGAGGATATAGAGCCCGGTAATCCCATAAAAATTCTGGGTAAAACCAATAACAATCATGGAAAGCCCAGAGAGCAAAAGGGCCAGTGTTGTCAGTACCCGGGGACCGATTCTCCGCACCAGTGGCGCTGCAACCAGGATGCCTGCCAGGTAGCCGATGAAATTTGCCGTGGAGATGGTGCCCATCTGGGAATAACTGAGCTTGAGATCAGCACCCATCGAGGGCAAGAGCATGCCAAGGGCAAAACGGGCCAGGCCGATACAGGCAAAGATGCCAAGTGAGCCAACAACCACAATCACCCAGCCATAGTGAAAACGGGGACGCATGGTGCCTGTGCTGGTCATGAGCAGGCCTCTGTTTCTTGTGAATCAGCGATACCAAAACCACCGCCACCGGGCGTTTTGATAACGATCATATCTCCGGCTGTTGCCTGCACCTCGTCATTGCCTGCAAGCAGTGATTCCCTGCCGTCGCTATGGACCAGTCTGTTTTCTCCACACTGCCCTGGACCACCACCTTGGAGACCATAGGGGGCGGTGAGCCGATTGGAAGAGAGCAGCGTCGCCGTCATCGGCTCGAGAAAACGCAGTTTGCGCACCGCACCATCCCCACCGCAATAGTGCCCTCGCCCACCCGAGCCCCTGCGGATGGAAAACTCCTCGACCCGCACCGGAAAACGCAATTCCAAAACCTCTGGATCGGTCATACGGGTATTGGTCATGTGGCTATGGACCGCGCTGGCACCGTCGTGGTCTGGCCCGGCACCGGTTCCCCCGCAGATCGTTTCGTAATTCTGATGGGTCGCGTTGCCATAGAGAAAATTATTCATCGTTCCCTGGGAAGCAGCCAAACGCCCCAGAGCCCCAAAAAGGCAATCGGTGATCGCCTGGGAGACCTCCGTATTGCCGGCAATCACCGCTGCGGGGTATGCGGGGTTAATCATCGATCCCTGAGGAATAATCAGCTTCAGTGGTTTGAGACAGCCCTCGTTTAAAGGAAGATCAGTTGCCAGCAGACTGCGAAACACATAGAGCACCGCAGCCCTGCACACCGAGCTGGGTGCATTGCGGTTCCCAGGATGCTGGGGGGAGGTCCCGCTGAAATCAATAGTCGCCTCGCGCGCTTGATGGTCTACGCGAATACTCACCTGAATATGACTGCCATCATCCATGGGATAGGTGAACTGACCATCAGCGAGCACCGCCAGGACCTGGCGGACAGATTCCTCGGCATTATCCTGCACATGGCCCATGTAGGCTTGGACCGTTGCCAGGCCAAAATGATTGACCATGCGACCAAGCTCTCGAAGCCCGGTCTCGTTCGCTGCTATTTGAGCGGTGAGATCAGCCAGATTCTGC
Coding sequences within it:
- a CDS encoding MFS transporter yields the protein MTSTGTMRPRFHYGWVIVVVGSLGIFACIGLARFALGMLLPSMGADLKLSYSQMGTISTANFIGYLAGILVAAPLVRRIGPRVLTTLALLLSGLSMIVIGFTQNFYGITGLYILTGIGTALANIPIMGLLSAWFASHLRGKAAGFVVSGNGAAIVVAGLSVPWLNGLSDWSWRLSWLVLGSIVCLTGALCLLFFRNRPQELGLEPAGALKPATGLGPHQLSAKRSVPFKLIVHCGLLYAIFGFTFVSYATFIVTAMVRQYGLSQEVAGSFWSWVGFFSLFSGPLLGMLADRFSRPLALMTAFGVQCFAYLLVGLNLGSVALYLSIFCYGIVAWGIPSIMAALSGDYAGADKVVSMFSAITLFFAGGQVAGPYLAGQIAEQSGSFSGSFLLAATLTGLGFLLALMLPKPEAESMTAGGN